GATGGGTTATAATTTTAAGCAGTATTTCCTGGGAGGCGTCTTCGGCATCCGATGGATTATAGAGCATCCGCAGGGCCAGCCCATAGATCTTATCCTGGATCTTTAAGATCAGGTCTTCCAGTGCCTTTTTATCCCCTTCTTTAGCGGTTTCAACCAACAACTCCAGGTCTGATCCCATATTTTTTCTTCCTTTTCGGGTTTCTTATATTTTTTGACTCTCCGAAACCATCGGGTGTGACCAAAAATTCGGTTCCCGTGGCAATAAAAAAGACAAAAATGCCACATGTTCATCCATGGCCTGATGGCGCCTTGGCCGGAAAGGATCGGTTTACTCGCTGAAACTGGTGCTCGGTGTTATCTCGATTTTCAATGCCTTGAGACCCGGAATTTTTGCGACCATCTTCTCGATCTCCTGGATCAGTTCCGCTTCTTGAGTAGTGCGGCCGCCAATCCAAAGTTCCCTTTTCTCCTGACGTTAAGGTTTTTTTGATTATTAAACCTTCACGCCCGCCTGAAGCAGGCACCACGAAGCATGAAAATAGCTTCAAGGTCCAAGGTTATTCATACTTGAAACTTGCATCTTGAAACTTGAAACTTTATTTTCGAACTAAACTATAAGATAGGGCAAAACAAGGGTCAAGGGAAAAGAAGGGAGCATTATTGCCCCTTGACTCCTTAGCAGACCCATAATAATATTGATACAGAGCCTCCGGCAATCGTTACTATAAGATCTTTCCCAAGGAAAAGATGACCCATTCCCCTTTGCACCCGTCTTTGAATATCCTGATAGTGGATGATGAAGTCAACATCCGCAAGACTTTATCGGTTTGCCTGGAGACCGAAGGACACAAGGTCGTGGCCGTCAGCAATTTTCAGGATGCCTTGACCGAAACCGCCCGACGGTCTTTTGAACTGACCTTTGTAGACCTGCGCCTCGGCCTGGAAAACGGCTTGGATCTGATTCCGGCCTTACTGGCGCAAACGCCCTGGCTTAAGATTATCGTCATCACGGCCTATGCTTCCATTGATACGGCGGTCGAGGCCATGAGGCGGGGAGCCACGGATTACCTTCCTAAACCATTTACCCCTGCTCAAGTAAAACTGGCCGTTCAAAAAGTCTGCGGGATGCGAACCTTGGAACAAAGGGTTGCCGCTTTGCAGGAAGACCTGGGCAGGTCAAATCCAGAGGTGGAATTTTCCGGCACCAGTTCGATTATGCAACGGGCCGTCAATCTGGCCCGTCAGGCGGCGCCGTCCGAGGCCACCATCTTACTGCGCGGGGAAAGTGGAACCGGCAAGACCGTTCTGGCCCGGGCCATTCACTCCTGGAGTAAACGGGCGGCCAAACCGCTGGGCATCATTTCCTGCCCTTCTTTTTCCGCGGAATTACTCGAGAGCGAACTTTTCGGGCATGTCAAGGGGGCCTTTACCGGGGCCGTTCGGGACAACCCGGGCCGGGTGGCCGCCTGCGAAGGCGGCACCCTCTTTCTTGACGAGATCGGTGACCTGTCCCTGCCCCTGCAGCCCAAGCTGCTGCGCTTCGTCCAGGAAAGGGAATATGAACGGGTCGGCGATACGATCACCCGAAAGGCCGATGTGCGTCTGATAACGGCTACCAACCTGGATTTGGAAAAAGCAATAAGGGAAGGACGGTTCCGCGAAGACCTCTTTTTTCGTCTTAACGTCATCCAGATCGAAATCCCCCCCTTGCGCGAGCGTCCGGAGGATGTGGTCGGGCTGGCCGAGAAATTATTGGCTTTCTATGGCCGGAATAATCACCGGGCCTTTGCCGGCTTTACCGAAGAAGCCTTAAAGGGACTCAAACAATATCCCTGGCCGGGAAACGTCAGGGAGTTGAGCAATATCATCGAGCGGATAGCCATCCTTTGTCAGACCGAGCGTGTCGGTTGGGAATGTCTCCCTCAAAATCTCACCCCCCATGAATCCTTCCCCAACGTAGGCGACCCCATTACCCTGGAAAAAATAGAAGAACAACACATCCGAAGAATCCTGGCCATCACCAAATCGCTCCAGGAAGCGGCAGATATCCTGGGTATCGACCAGGCCACCCTCTGGCGCCGTCGCAAGAAATACGGGATCTGATCCTCCTTTTTGCAGTTAATCCAGACCTCATTCCAGGTATATTCCGGCAGGAAAAGACCGCCAAGCTCCTTGCAATTTTCAAAGAATTTTTGAGCCCTTTCTTGAAAACTGCAAGACGGCAAATTCTTCTTGAAAATAAAAATCCATGCCTTACAATAAGTTACAGTTGCAAACGGCTTGGCCTGGGTTTTGCTTTACAAGTTTCAATATACAAGTTTCAAGTTTCAAGGGAAAGCCATGTTAGGTCTTCGCCAAAAAATATCTCTCGGCTTCGGTGGGCTGCTGGTCATTATTTTGGTCATTGGTATCCAAAGTATTATCCTCTTAAGCAAACTGGGAGAATCCATCGACGTCATCCTCCGGGAAAATTACC
The Deltaproteobacteria bacterium genome window above contains:
- a CDS encoding sigma-54-dependent Fis family transcriptional regulator, which encodes MTHSPLHPSLNILIVDDEVNIRKTLSVCLETEGHKVVAVSNFQDALTETARRSFELTFVDLRLGLENGLDLIPALLAQTPWLKIIVITAYASIDTAVEAMRRGATDYLPKPFTPAQVKLAVQKVCGMRTLEQRVAALQEDLGRSNPEVEFSGTSSIMQRAVNLARQAAPSEATILLRGESGTGKTVLARAIHSWSKRAAKPLGIISCPSFSAELLESELFGHVKGAFTGAVRDNPGRVAACEGGTLFLDEIGDLSLPLQPKLLRFVQEREYERVGDTITRKADVRLITATNLDLEKAIREGRFREDLFFRLNVIQIEIPPLRERPEDVVGLAEKLLAFYGRNNHRAFAGFTEEALKGLKQYPWPGNVRELSNIIERIAILCQTERVGWECLPQNLTPHESFPNVGDPITLEKIEEQHIRRILAITKSLQEAADILGIDQATLWRRRKKYGI